One region of Streptomyces capillispiralis genomic DNA includes:
- a CDS encoding ABC transporter ATP-binding protein: MQIQDLPYPDPGVPDARSGPRFLWWLFRNQLSGQLKSLAWGLLHFASVASLPFCVGVAVQAAVDRSGGRLALAGGLLALACVGNAVGDGFLHRAAVTNWITAAARVQQLLARKAATLGSALTRRVAAGEVVAVSTGDVEKIGWFVEALSRFTAAAITIVLVCVGLVVYQPALGVVVATGLPVLAIAVLPLLPRATRRADTQREKAGRATELASDTVAGLRVLRGIGGEELFLDRYRRASQEVRHAAVRSARMWALIAAIQVLLPGLLLITVVWYGVHLAREGRITVGELVTVYSSVMVLGYPLRHFEEIAMAYSFSRPSAKRAARVLSLDRNTDAAGARDAEAPTGDLYDPATGLLAPAGLLTAVVCGDPDAAGRLAERLGGHAAHEGPSVLLGGVPLDELPLDSARGAVLVQDKDPVLLSGTLRELLDVPASGAVDPRDALDAAQCGDVLAALVQVALDTDDPMDARITERGRSLSGGQRQRLALARSLVTDPEVLVLDEPTSAVDSHTEARVAGGVRALRARRTTVVFTSSPLLLDRADRVVFLDGDTVAAVGGHRELVRTEPRYRAVVTRETEDEAASPTEVPDADGALRGSKTLNDDGALRASKALDDGALRDDEVLHRLDELEDLEELEEIEETA; encoded by the coding sequence ATGCAGATTCAAGACCTTCCGTACCCCGACCCGGGCGTGCCCGACGCCCGCTCGGGTCCCCGCTTCCTGTGGTGGCTCTTCCGCAACCAACTGTCCGGACAGCTCAAGTCGTTGGCGTGGGGCCTGCTGCACTTCGCCTCCGTCGCCTCACTGCCGTTCTGCGTCGGTGTCGCCGTCCAGGCCGCCGTCGACCGCTCCGGCGGCCGGCTCGCACTGGCCGGCGGCCTGCTGGCGCTGGCCTGCGTCGGCAACGCGGTCGGCGACGGCTTCCTGCACCGCGCCGCCGTCACCAACTGGATCACCGCCGCCGCCCGCGTCCAGCAACTGCTGGCCCGCAAGGCCGCGACGCTGGGCTCCGCGCTGACCCGGCGGGTGGCCGCCGGCGAGGTCGTGGCCGTCTCCACCGGAGACGTCGAGAAGATCGGCTGGTTCGTCGAGGCCCTGTCGCGGTTCACCGCCGCCGCGATCACCATCGTGCTGGTCTGCGTCGGCCTGGTCGTCTACCAGCCCGCGCTCGGGGTCGTCGTCGCCACGGGCCTGCCCGTGCTCGCCATCGCGGTGCTGCCCCTGCTGCCCCGGGCCACCCGGCGGGCCGACACGCAGCGCGAGAAGGCCGGACGGGCCACCGAACTCGCCTCGGACACCGTCGCCGGACTGCGCGTGCTGCGCGGCATCGGTGGCGAGGAGCTGTTCCTCGACCGCTACCGCCGCGCCTCCCAGGAGGTCCGCCACGCCGCCGTGCGCAGCGCGCGGATGTGGGCCCTGATCGCCGCCATCCAGGTGCTGCTGCCGGGCCTCCTGCTGATCACGGTGGTCTGGTACGGCGTCCACCTCGCCCGCGAGGGCCGGATCACCGTCGGTGAACTGGTCACCGTCTACAGCTCGGTGATGGTGCTGGGGTACCCCCTGCGTCACTTCGAGGAGATCGCCATGGCGTACTCCTTCTCGCGCCCGTCCGCCAAACGGGCCGCGCGCGTGCTGTCGCTGGACCGGAACACCGACGCCGCTGGCGCACGTGACGCCGAGGCCCCGACCGGTGACCTGTACGACCCGGCGACGGGTCTGCTCGCCCCCGCGGGCCTGCTCACCGCCGTGGTCTGCGGTGATCCGGACGCGGCGGGGCGGCTGGCCGAACGGCTCGGCGGGCACGCCGCGCACGAGGGCCCCTCGGTGCTGCTCGGCGGGGTGCCCCTGGACGAACTGCCCCTGGACTCCGCCCGCGGCGCCGTCCTCGTGCAGGACAAGGATCCGGTGTTGCTCTCGGGCACCCTGCGCGAACTGCTCGACGTGCCCGCCTCCGGAGCGGTCGACCCGCGCGACGCGCTGGACGCGGCACAGTGCGGGGACGTACTGGCGGCACTGGTACAGGTCGCACTGGACACCGACGACCCGATGGACGCCCGGATCACCGAACGCGGGCGGTCCCTGTCCGGCGGCCAGCGCCAGCGGCTCGCGCTGGCCCGGTCGCTGGTCACCGATCCCGAGGTGCTCGTCCTGGACGAGCCGACCTCCGCCGTCGACTCGCACACCGAGGCCCGTGTCGCCGGGGGCGTGCGCGCGTTGCGGGCACGGCGCACCACGGTGGTGTTCACCTCCTCGCCCCTGCTGCTGGACCGCGCCGACCGGGTGGTGTTCCTGGACGGCGACACCGTCGCGGCGGTCGGCGGCCATCGCGAACTGGTGCGCACCGAGCCCCGGTACCGGGCCGTGGTGACACGCGAGACCGAGGACGAGGCGGCGTCGCCGACCGAGGTACCGGACGCGGACGGCGCACTGCGCGGAAGCAAGACCCTGAACGACGACGGCGCACTGCGCGCGAGCAAGGCCCTGGACGACGGCGCACTGCGCGACGACGAGGTCCTGCACCGCCTGGACGAGTTGGAAGACCTGGAAGAGCTGGAAGAGATCGAGGAGACAGCATGA
- a CDS encoding DUF5709 domain-containing protein, giving the protein MNSADGWGDDVYQPDASEIQDDAGLLDAEDTLENDGVADPLDRGWSPPERPWAVEHYGVTAAERHEGETLDQRLAEELPDAAASDGDGLGDSSGTDGELLDNEVGAARSGRLVAPDEGAHEDEEEALVATDVGIDGGAASAEEAAMHVVDEDTLPG; this is encoded by the coding sequence GTGAACAGCGCCGACGGTTGGGGAGACGACGTCTACCAGCCCGACGCGTCCGAGATCCAGGACGACGCCGGACTGCTCGACGCCGAGGACACCCTCGAGAACGACGGCGTCGCCGACCCCCTGGACCGGGGCTGGTCCCCTCCCGAGCGGCCCTGGGCCGTGGAGCACTACGGCGTGACGGCGGCGGAGCGTCACGAGGGCGAAACGCTGGACCAGCGGCTCGCCGAGGAGCTTCCGGACGCCGCCGCCTCCGACGGTGACGGTCTCGGCGATTCCTCCGGCACCGACGGGGAACTCCTGGACAACGAGGTCGGCGCCGCACGCTCCGGACGGCTGGTCGCACCCGACGAGGGGGCGCACGAGGACGAGGAGGAGGCCCTGGTCGCCACGGACGTCGGCATCGACGGCGGGGCCGCCTCCGCCGAGGAGGCCGCGATGCACGTCGTCGACGAGGACACCCTGCCCGGCTGA
- a CDS encoding MarR family winged helix-turn-helix transcriptional regulator produces MTAPDPDGLLAEQLLRLTRRVHRIQKRHLERRELGITPAQSRLLRTLTHYGSPPRMADLAERLEVVPRAVTTLVDGLEANGKVRRVPDPANRRVIRIELTDDGRAALRELRTARRSAAEEILAPLGDEQRAVLGDLLNSLVDGAAATPCGENPG; encoded by the coding sequence ATGACCGCCCCCGATCCCGACGGCCTGCTGGCCGAGCAGTTGCTTCGGCTCACGCGCCGGGTGCATCGCATCCAGAAGCGCCATCTGGAGCGGCGCGAGCTCGGTATCACGCCCGCTCAGTCACGGCTGCTGCGCACGCTGACGCACTACGGCTCGCCGCCCCGGATGGCCGATCTGGCGGAGCGGCTCGAGGTGGTCCCCCGGGCCGTGACCACCCTGGTCGACGGGCTGGAGGCGAACGGCAAGGTGCGGCGGGTGCCGGATCCCGCCAATCGGCGGGTCATCCGGATCGAGCTCACCGACGACGGACGCGCGGCCCTGCGGGAACTGCGCACCGCGCGCCGCTCCGCCGCGGAGGAGATCCTGGCCCCGCTGGGGGACGAACAGCGCGCGGTCCTGGGCGATTTGCTGAACAGCCTGGTCGACGGGGCGGCCGCCACACCGTGCGGTGAGAATCCCGGGTGA
- a CDS encoding ABC transporter ATP-binding protein, which yields MIGVAPPAYDPAAPTAASTLPVGAPATVRAYVGELLRRHRRAFLLLITVNTIAVVASMVGPHLLGGLVERVSEKERELHLGLTAVLFLLALGVQAAFVRQVRLRGAMLGERMLADLREDFLVRSVGLPPGVLERAGTGDLLSRITTDIDRLGNAMREAVPQLAIGMVWVVLLMGGLVVTAPELAAAVLVAVPLLVVGCRWYFRRAPSAYRSEAAGYAAVAAALAETVDAGRTVEAHRLGARRVALSDQRVREWTAWERYTLWLRSVLIPVVDITHVTVLGSVLMIGGVFVLEGWIGVGQLTTGALIAQMLVDPVGLILRWYDELQVAQVSLARLVGVRDIEPDAGDAGLTPDGRRVHADQVHFGYQEGVDVLRKVSLEVAPGTRLALVGPSGAGKSTLGRLLAGIYAPRDGRVTLGDAELSRMTAERVRSHVALVNQEHHVFVGSLRDNLRLARTNAEDAELWAALGAVDADGWARALDDGLDTEVGSGGFALTPAQAQQIALARLVLADPHTLVLDEATSLLDPRAARHLERSLARVLDGRTVVAIAHRLHTAHDADVIAVVENGRISELGSHDELVAAGGAYAALWRSWHG from the coding sequence ATGATCGGCGTGGCGCCACCGGCGTACGACCCGGCGGCCCCGACCGCGGCCAGCACCCTGCCCGTGGGCGCGCCCGCGACCGTGCGTGCCTACGTGGGGGAGCTGCTGCGGCGGCACCGCCGGGCCTTCCTGCTGCTGATCACGGTGAACACCATCGCCGTGGTCGCCTCGATGGTGGGCCCGCACCTGCTGGGCGGGCTGGTGGAACGGGTCTCGGAGAAGGAGCGTGAGCTGCACCTGGGGCTCACCGCCGTACTGTTCCTGCTCGCGCTGGGCGTCCAGGCGGCGTTCGTCCGGCAGGTGCGGCTGCGCGGGGCGATGCTCGGCGAGCGGATGCTGGCCGATCTGCGCGAGGACTTCCTGGTGCGGTCGGTCGGGCTGCCGCCGGGCGTCCTGGAGCGGGCGGGCACGGGCGACCTGCTGTCGCGGATCACCACCGACATCGACCGGCTCGGCAACGCGATGCGCGAGGCCGTGCCGCAGCTGGCCATCGGCATGGTGTGGGTGGTGCTGCTGATGGGCGGGCTGGTCGTCACGGCGCCGGAGCTGGCGGCGGCCGTGCTGGTAGCGGTGCCGCTGCTGGTCGTCGGCTGCCGCTGGTACTTCCGGCGGGCGCCCTCCGCCTACCGCTCGGAGGCCGCCGGGTACGCCGCCGTGGCCGCCGCGCTCGCCGAGACGGTGGACGCGGGGCGGACCGTGGAGGCACACCGCCTCGGCGCGCGTCGCGTGGCCCTGTCGGACCAGCGGGTCAGGGAGTGGACGGCCTGGGAGCGCTACACGCTCTGGCTGCGGTCGGTCCTCATCCCCGTCGTGGACATCACCCACGTCACCGTGCTCGGCTCGGTGCTGATGATCGGCGGTGTGTTCGTCCTGGAGGGCTGGATCGGAGTCGGCCAGCTGACGACGGGTGCGCTGATCGCCCAGATGCTCGTCGACCCGGTGGGACTGATCCTGCGCTGGTACGACGAGTTGCAGGTGGCGCAGGTGTCGCTGGCCCGGCTGGTCGGGGTCCGGGACATCGAGCCCGACGCCGGAGACGCCGGTCTGACCCCCGACGGGCGTCGGGTGCACGCGGACCAGGTGCACTTCGGCTACCAGGAGGGCGTCGACGTCCTGCGCAAGGTGTCCCTCGAGGTCGCCCCCGGGACCCGGCTGGCGCTGGTCGGCCCCTCGGGCGCGGGCAAGTCCACCCTGGGCCGGCTGCTCGCCGGGATCTACGCGCCCCGGGACGGCCGCGTCACCCTCGGCGACGCCGAGCTGTCGCGGATGACGGCGGAACGGGTCCGGTCGCACGTGGCCCTGGTCAACCAGGAGCACCACGTCTTCGTGGGCTCCCTGCGCGACAATCTGCGGCTCGCCCGGACGAACGCCGAGGACGCGGAGCTGTGGGCGGCGCTCGGGGCGGTCGACGCGGACGGCTGGGCCCGCGCACTCGACGACGGCCTCGACACCGAGGTCGGGTCCGGCGGGTTCGCCCTCACCCCGGCCCAGGCGCAGCAGATCGCGCTGGCCCGGCTGGTGCTGGCCGACCCGCACACGCTGGTCCTGGACGAAGCGACCTCGCTGCTCGACCCGCGTGCGGCCCGTCACCTGGAACGCTCCCTGGCGCGTGTCCTGGACGGCCGGACCGTCGTCGCCATCGCCCACCGTCTGCACACCGCCCACGACGCGGACGTCATCGCCGTCGTGGAGAACGGCCGCATCAGCGAACTCGGCAGCCATGACGAGCTGGTCGCGGCGGGCGGGGCGTACGCGGCACTGTGGCGGTCCTGGCACGGGTGA